In Altererythrobacter rubellus, the following are encoded in one genomic region:
- the lgt gene encoding prolipoprotein diacylglyceryl transferase, with product MLSLLAAAGAATDPIYWANLGLTEGIDLGFFTLRYYSLAYLLGVLFAYWHVTKMIKQPGAPMAQRHVDDLFFYCTLGVILGGRLGYAAFYRPELFTSFNGEGFVSWDLLRLWDGGMSFHGGLLGVMAAMMWVSWRGKLSFLRVTDYVSVGVPMGMLLGRLANFTNGELWGRATDVSWGMIFPGGGDVVRHPSQLYQAGLEGLLLLIVMTLLFWKTGARFRPGLLTGIFVTGISAARFVNEFFREPDEHLADRVVETGLSQGQWLTIPLILLGLIVILSAIRRSPLGSGGSSPARA from the coding sequence GTGCTGTCACTACTCGCTGCCGCTGGCGCTGCTACCGACCCAATTTACTGGGCCAATCTGGGCTTAACGGAGGGTATCGATCTGGGGTTTTTTACTCTGCGATACTACTCGCTCGCTTACCTTCTGGGCGTGCTGTTTGCTTACTGGCATGTGACCAAGATGATCAAACAACCCGGCGCACCAATGGCGCAGCGGCATGTCGATGATCTCTTCTTCTACTGCACATTGGGTGTGATTCTGGGCGGACGGTTGGGCTATGCCGCGTTTTATCGCCCGGAATTGTTCACCAGCTTCAATGGCGAAGGCTTTGTCAGCTGGGATCTGCTTCGCCTTTGGGATGGCGGTATGAGCTTTCACGGCGGGCTGTTGGGCGTGATGGCGGCGATGATGTGGGTCAGCTGGCGTGGCAAGCTCTCTTTCCTGCGCGTAACCGACTACGTGTCTGTGGGCGTACCGATGGGCATGCTGTTGGGTCGTTTGGCCAATTTCACCAATGGCGAATTGTGGGGCCGCGCAACAGACGTTTCGTGGGGCATGATTTTTCCCGGCGGCGGAGACGTGGTGCGCCACCCAAGCCAGCTCTATCAGGCGGGGCTTGAAGGTTTGCTGCTGTTGATCGTCATGACATTGCTGTTCTGGAAAACCGGTGCGCGTTTCCGCCCGGGCTTGCTGACCGGGATCTTCGTTACCGGGATCAGTGCGGCGCGCTTTGTTAACGAATTCTTCCGAGAACCTGATGAACATTTGGCAGATCGAGTTGTCGAAACGGGGCTTAGTCAGGGCCAATGGCTCACAATACCGCTGATCCTGCTTGGGTTGATTGTCATTCTCTCCGCAATTCGGCGCAGCCCGCTGGGTTCGGGCGGGAGCAGTCCGGCGCGGGCATGA
- a CDS encoding ATP-binding cassette domain-containing protein: MSIERGEIISDTLPDSVIHFRAVARHFDDVIAVGGVDLSVAAGCFVALVGASGSGKSTLMKMVNGLEQPTTGQVIFAGEDVSTQPPAKLRRRIGYVFQSIGLFPHMNVAENIGIGPRLSGQRLGDGRIRALLELVELEADMTSRMPDELSGGQRQRVGVARALANEPELLLMDEPFGALDPITRDALGERVRALHDALGLTSIMVTHDMAEALLLADRVLVMDAGLIVADETPAALLAGKGGEIAQGLVAVPRAQAEKLAAMEREGSRS; this comes from the coding sequence GTGTCAATCGAGCGGGGCGAAATCATTTCCGACACATTGCCAGATAGCGTGATCCATTTCCGTGCAGTGGCGCGGCATTTCGACGATGTCATCGCGGTTGGCGGCGTGGATTTGAGCGTCGCGGCCGGATGCTTCGTTGCGCTGGTCGGCGCGTCGGGCTCCGGCAAGTCAACGCTGATGAAAATGGTCAACGGGTTGGAACAACCGACCACTGGCCAGGTCATCTTTGCCGGTGAGGATGTGTCTACTCAGCCACCAGCAAAGCTGCGCCGGCGCATTGGCTATGTGTTTCAGTCAATCGGCCTGTTCCCGCATATGAATGTGGCCGAGAATATCGGGATCGGCCCACGCCTGTCAGGGCAAAGGCTTGGCGATGGGCGAATTCGCGCATTGCTCGAGCTGGTGGAGCTTGAGGCGGATATGACAAGCCGCATGCCAGACGAGCTTTCAGGCGGCCAGCGCCAGCGTGTCGGCGTGGCTCGCGCGCTGGCGAACGAGCCAGAGCTGCTGCTGATGGACGAGCCGTTCGGCGCGCTTGATCCGATCACGCGTGATGCTTTGGGCGAGCGCGTGCGCGCGCTGCATGATGCCTTGGGCCTCACCAGCATCATGGTAACACACGACATGGCCGAAGCTTTGCTGCTGGCTGACCGCGTTCTGGTGATGGATGCAGGCCTGATCGTCGCGGACGAAACACCCGCCGCATTGCTAGCCGGCAAAGGCGGAGAGATCGCGCAAGGGTTAGTAGCCGTGCCACGCGCGCAGGCTGAAAAGCTTGCAGCCATGGAACGCGAGGGCAGCAGATCGTGA
- a CDS encoding ABC transporter permease/substrate-binding protein — protein MNGFRDALLGLGPQLSAHILLSASAIVLGILVALPLAVWASRSPPVARVALGFASLVQTIPALALLALFFPILLSLRVIFGEGLPTLGFLPALLALALYALLPILRNAVTAQANLDPGVLEAADGVGMTKWQKLKLVEAPLSAPFIMAGIRTASVWTIGAATLATTIGQPSLGDPIFAGLQTQNWVLVLAGCFASAGLALIADALLGLIERGMATRQRGLALGGLVMVILGIAAAAFAQFGGGERDRILIGAKGFSEQYVLARLIGQRLEAEGYAVEYRDGLGSAVAHSAVSSADIDLLVDYTGTIWANQMKRTDNPAHEQMYNQISDWERETSGTVVLGRIGFENAYGLAVRQDVAESRNLTSIADLASIAPQLTIGGDPEFFERPEWIAVRDAYGLRFGQTRNFAPTFMYNALKSGEADVISAYTSDGRIAADNLVLLDDPAGAFPNYDAILLVSPDRATDAALLSALTPVIDAIDVDAMREANYAVDRDTDKLTPDEAARMLAARVGL, from the coding sequence GTGAACGGGTTCCGGGATGCCTTGCTGGGCCTGGGCCCGCAACTTTCTGCGCATATCCTGTTGTCCGCGTCCGCCATCGTATTGGGTATTCTCGTAGCGCTGCCGCTTGCCGTGTGGGCCAGCCGTTCACCACCGGTGGCGCGTGTCGCCTTGGGTTTTGCAAGTCTTGTTCAAACCATCCCGGCGCTGGCACTGCTGGCATTGTTCTTCCCGATCCTGCTGAGTCTGCGCGTCATCTTTGGTGAAGGCTTGCCAACCTTGGGCTTTCTGCCCGCGCTGCTTGCGCTGGCACTGTATGCCTTGCTGCCGATCCTGCGCAATGCCGTGACTGCGCAGGCCAATCTCGATCCCGGCGTATTGGAAGCGGCAGACGGCGTAGGCATGACCAAATGGCAAAAGCTCAAGCTGGTCGAAGCGCCGCTGTCTGCCCCCTTCATCATGGCGGGTATTCGCACCGCAAGCGTGTGGACCATCGGGGCGGCAACGCTCGCCACCACGATCGGCCAGCCGAGCCTGGGCGATCCGATCTTCGCCGGATTGCAAACGCAGAACTGGGTGCTGGTGCTGGCGGGCTGTTTCGCATCGGCAGGCCTGGCGCTGATTGCAGATGCTCTGCTGGGCCTGATCGAGCGCGGGATGGCCACACGCCAGCGGGGGCTGGCACTTGGCGGCCTGGTAATGGTCATTCTGGGCATCGCTGCGGCGGCGTTTGCGCAATTCGGTGGCGGCGAGCGCGACCGCATCCTGATCGGAGCAAAGGGTTTTTCGGAGCAATATGTGCTCGCGCGGCTGATCGGACAGCGGCTGGAAGCCGAGGGATATGCTGTCGAATATCGTGACGGGCTGGGTTCAGCCGTGGCGCATAGCGCGGTTTCCAGCGCCGATATCGATCTGCTGGTGGACTACACTGGCACAATCTGGGCCAATCAGATGAAGCGCACCGACAACCCGGCGCACGAACAGATGTATAATCAGATCTCGGATTGGGAGCGGGAAACAAGCGGCACCGTGGTGCTTGGCCGCATAGGCTTCGAGAATGCCTATGGCCTCGCAGTGCGGCAAGATGTCGCCGAAAGTCGTAACCTGACCTCGATCGCTGATCTGGCCAGTATCGCCCCCCAACTCACAATCGGTGGAGATCCCGAGTTTTTCGAGCGACCCGAATGGATCGCGGTACGCGATGCCTATGGCCTGCGCTTTGGCCAGACCAGAAACTTTGCGCCGACATTCATGTATAACGCGCTCAAATCGGGAGAAGCGGATGTGATCAGCGCCTATACTTCGGACGGGCGCATCGCTGCAGACAATCTGGTGCTGCTGGACGACCCGGCCGGGGCATTTCCGAACTATGACGCGATCCTGCTGGTCAGCCCGGATCGGGCAACGGATGCCGCGCTACTCTCAGCGCTCACACCCGTGATTGATGCGATCGACGTTGATGCGATGCGCGAAGCCAATTACGCGGTCGACCGCGACACGGACAAGCTTACGCCAGACGAAGCCGCGCGGATGCTGGCAGCGCGCGTCGGACTTTAG
- a CDS encoding carboxyl transferase domain-containing protein, which translates to MTAPVLTTKLDREAPDAKARFDHNKALADGLRASVAEAALGGPEKHRERHVSRGKILPRERVERLLDPGSPFLEVGQLAANGMYEGDVSGASMICGIGRVSGRQVMIVCNDPTVKGGSYYPMTVKKHLRAQEIAQENRLPCIYLVDSGGANLPYQAEVFPDREHFGRIFFNQANMSALGIPQIACVMGSCTAGGAYVPAMSDETVIVRNQGTIFLAGPPLVKAATGEEISAEDLGGGDLHAKKSGVVDHLAENDEHALTIVRDIVSQLGANTAAAKDVALRDPRPPKFDADDLYALVPKDVRAPYDVKEVIARLVDGSEFHEFKAHYGSTLVCGFAHIWGMPVAILANNGVLFSESAQKGAHFIELACQRRIPLLFLQNISGFMVGGKYEAEGIAKHGAKLVTAVATATVPKVTVVIGGSFGAGNYGMCGRAYSPRFLFTWPNARISVMGGEQAASVLATVHRDADSWTPDEAEAFKAPIRQKYEDEGNPYYATARMWDDGVIDPVQTRDVLGLAFAATLEAPIAERPAFGVFRM; encoded by the coding sequence ATGACCGCACCTGTTCTCACCACGAAGCTCGATCGCGAAGCGCCAGACGCGAAGGCGCGGTTTGATCATAACAAGGCGCTGGCCGATGGTTTGCGCGCAAGCGTCGCCGAGGCCGCATTGGGTGGGCCGGAGAAGCATCGAGAACGGCATGTGTCGCGCGGCAAGATTCTCCCGAGAGAACGCGTCGAACGCCTGCTCGATCCGGGTTCGCCCTTCCTCGAAGTCGGCCAACTCGCTGCGAATGGAATGTATGAAGGCGATGTCTCTGGCGCGAGCATGATCTGCGGCATTGGCCGCGTCAGTGGTAGGCAGGTGATGATCGTCTGCAACGATCCGACCGTGAAGGGCGGCAGCTACTACCCGATGACGGTCAAGAAGCACTTGCGCGCGCAGGAGATCGCGCAGGAGAACCGCCTGCCGTGCATCTATCTCGTCGATAGCGGCGGGGCGAACCTGCCCTATCAGGCCGAGGTCTTCCCTGATCGCGAACACTTCGGGCGGATTTTCTTCAATCAGGCGAATATGAGCGCGCTCGGTATTCCGCAGATCGCCTGCGTGATGGGCAGCTGCACCGCAGGTGGGGCTTACGTTCCCGCCATGAGCGACGAGACGGTGATCGTGCGCAATCAGGGCACGATCTTCCTTGCCGGGCCTCCACTGGTAAAGGCCGCGACGGGCGAGGAGATCAGCGCAGAGGATCTGGGCGGTGGCGATCTCCACGCCAAGAAATCGGGCGTGGTCGATCACTTGGCGGAGAACGACGAGCACGCGCTCACCATCGTGCGCGATATCGTGAGCCAGCTAGGCGCGAACACGGCTGCGGCAAAGGATGTCGCGCTGAGAGATCCGCGCCCACCCAAATTCGATGCGGACGATCTGTATGCTCTGGTGCCCAAGGATGTGCGTGCGCCTTATGACGTGAAGGAAGTGATCGCGCGGCTGGTCGACGGCAGCGAGTTCCATGAGTTCAAGGCGCATTACGGTTCGACGCTAGTGTGCGGTTTTGCGCATATCTGGGGGATGCCGGTCGCGATCCTCGCCAATAATGGCGTGCTGTTTTCCGAGAGCGCGCAAAAGGGCGCACACTTTATCGAACTGGCGTGTCAGCGCCGTATCCCGCTGTTGTTCCTACAAAATATCTCCGGCTTCATGGTCGGCGGAAAATACGAAGCCGAGGGTATTGCCAAGCATGGCGCGAAGCTGGTTACTGCCGTTGCGACCGCCACCGTGCCCAAGGTCACCGTGGTGATCGGCGGCAGCTTTGGCGCGGGCAATTACGGCATGTGCGGGCGCGCCTATTCCCCGCGCTTCCTGTTCACCTGGCCAAATGCGCGCATCAGCGTGATGGGCGGCGAACAGGCGGCCAGCGTCCTCGCAACAGTGCATCGCGATGCCGACAGCTGGACTCCCGATGAGGCAGAGGCCTTCAAGGCACCGATCCGCCAGAAATACGAGGATGAAGGCAATCCCTATTACGCCACCGCGCGGATGTGGGACGATGGCGTGATCGATCCGGTTCAGACCCGCGATGTGCTGGGGCTGGCCTTCGCCGCAACGCTTGAAGCGCCGATTGCAGAGCGGCCCGCGTTCGGCGTGTTCAGGATGTGA
- a CDS encoding lysophospholipid acyltransferase family protein, whose amino-acid sequence MRHNETRNVTLLSRLVNRIILFLYKWKGWKIEGHLPKDIKKYVIAGAPHTSNWDFVFFAGATKHEQVQPNFMGKHTLFEGIMRNFMLDMGGIPVDRSAPGGVIEQMQAEFERRSELALVIAVEGTRSTDGSWKSGFYRIAQAADVPIVPAIADNEHMVIGFGEPFYPTGNYGEDLLQLCAWFRVKLPNNERFKVLEAQARAIIAEDRKA is encoded by the coding sequence TTGCGACATAATGAAACCCGTAACGTCACGCTGCTTTCGCGGCTGGTGAACCGGATCATCCTGTTCCTTTACAAGTGGAAGGGCTGGAAGATCGAAGGGCATCTGCCCAAAGACATCAAAAAATATGTGATCGCTGGCGCGCCGCATACATCCAACTGGGACTTCGTGTTTTTTGCCGGCGCCACCAAGCATGAGCAAGTGCAGCCCAATTTCATGGGAAAGCACACGCTGTTTGAAGGGATCATGCGCAATTTCATGCTCGATATGGGCGGTATACCGGTCGATCGCAGCGCGCCGGGCGGCGTCATCGAACAGATGCAGGCTGAATTCGAAAGACGCAGCGAATTGGCATTGGTGATCGCGGTTGAGGGCACGCGCTCAACCGACGGTAGCTGGAAGTCGGGTTTCTATCGTATCGCACAGGCAGCCGATGTGCCCATTGTCCCGGCAATCGCTGACAATGAACACATGGTCATCGGCTTTGGCGAGCCATTCTATCCAACCGGAAATTATGGGGAAGACTTGCTGCAATTGTGTGCATGGTTCCGGGTCAAACTGCCCAACAATGAACGCTTCAAAGTGCTCGAAGCGCAAGCTCGCGCGATTATCGCGGAAGACCGCAAAGCTTGA
- a CDS encoding isovaleryl-CoA dehydrogenase gives MRATPDFDFQLGEAAEMIRDSVGRFADEQIAPLADKIDREDYFPRAELWQQMGELGLHGLTVDEEDGGLGLGYLEHVIAVEEVSRASASLGLSYGAHSNLCVNQIRRWGNEEQKAKYLPGLISGEHVGSLAMSEAGAGSDVVSMKLKAEAVQGGYVLNGTKFWITNAPEADTLVVYAKTDGSAGSRGITTFLIEKGDAGFSIGQKIEKVGMKGSPTAELVFDDCHIPEERIMGPLNGGVGVLMSGLDYERVVLSGIQLGIMQACLDTVIPYLRERKQFGKPIGSFQLMQAKVADMYVALQSTRAYTYAVAKACDAGQTTRFDAAGAILLSSENAFRAAAESVQALGGAGYTLDWPVERYMRDAKLLDIGAGTNEIRRMLIGRELIGAAG, from the coding sequence ATGCGTGCCACACCCGATTTCGATTTCCAGCTGGGCGAAGCGGCAGAAATGATCCGCGACAGCGTGGGCCGGTTTGCCGACGAGCAAATCGCCCCGTTGGCGGACAAGATTGACCGCGAAGACTATTTCCCGCGCGCAGAGCTGTGGCAGCAAATGGGCGAGCTTGGCCTGCATGGTCTGACCGTTGATGAGGAAGATGGCGGGCTGGGCCTCGGCTATCTCGAGCATGTCATCGCCGTTGAGGAAGTCAGCCGCGCTAGCGCCTCGCTGGGACTTTCTTACGGCGCGCATTCGAACCTCTGCGTCAATCAGATTCGCCGCTGGGGCAATGAAGAGCAGAAGGCCAAATATCTGCCCGGGCTGATCTCTGGCGAGCATGTCGGTTCGCTCGCCATGTCCGAAGCGGGTGCGGGCTCGGACGTTGTCTCGATGAAACTCAAGGCCGAGGCCGTGCAGGGCGGCTATGTGCTCAATGGCACAAAGTTCTGGATCACCAATGCACCGGAGGCAGACACTCTGGTAGTCTATGCTAAGACCGATGGCAGTGCGGGTTCGCGCGGGATCACGACCTTCCTGATCGAGAAGGGCGATGCAGGCTTCTCCATCGGCCAGAAAATCGAGAAGGTCGGCATGAAAGGCTCACCCACGGCAGAGCTGGTGTTCGACGATTGCCACATACCCGAAGAACGCATCATGGGGCCGCTGAATGGGGGCGTGGGCGTGTTGATGAGCGGGCTGGATTATGAGCGTGTGGTGCTGTCGGGCATTCAGCTCGGCATTATGCAGGCCTGTCTCGACACGGTCATCCCCTATCTGCGCGAACGCAAGCAATTCGGCAAACCCATCGGCAGCTTCCAGCTGATGCAGGCCAAGGTAGCGGACATGTATGTCGCGCTGCAATCGACGCGTGCCTACACCTATGCGGTGGCAAAGGCGTGTGATGCTGGCCAGACCACCCGCTTCGATGCGGCGGGCGCGATCCTGCTGTCGAGCGAGAACGCCTTCCGCGCAGCCGCCGAAAGTGTTCAGGCGCTGGGAGGCGCAGGTTACACGCTCGATTGGCCGGTGGAGCGCTATATGCGCGATGCCAAGCTGCTCGATATCGGCGCGGGCACGAATGAAATCCGCCGAATGCTGATCGGGCGCGAACTGATCGGGGCTGCGGGATGA
- a CDS encoding M50 family metallopeptidase, which yields MHRVAPGSQAEQVGRLLIAAVLVVFAPLLPFGNYLIYPFMILGTWFHEMGHGLTAIIFGYDFERLIIYSTGSGVAESSMPADASRFSRAMIAAGGPLGPSFIGSALILASAKTRLWRPALITLSLIITISTVIWVRSSTGWIVLPAIAVGLALLAWKASAGWVRFTLQFLGMLAALSMFMSWDYLFMEQANIGGQLILSDTGAIEANLLLPHWFWALALIAAATLMIGTSLRYALREDGSGIGWR from the coding sequence ATGCACCGCGTAGCGCCGGGGTCGCAAGCTGAACAAGTCGGACGCTTGCTGATTGCCGCAGTGCTGGTGGTGTTCGCCCCGCTACTTCCCTTTGGCAATTATCTGATCTATCCGTTCATGATACTGGGCACGTGGTTTCACGAAATGGGTCATGGGCTCACCGCAATTATATTCGGCTATGACTTCGAGCGGCTGATCATCTATTCAACCGGATCGGGTGTCGCAGAAAGCAGCATGCCCGCAGACGCCTCGCGCTTCTCGCGCGCAATGATCGCAGCAGGCGGGCCCTTGGGGCCCAGTTTCATTGGATCGGCGCTCATCCTGGCCAGCGCGAAAACCCGATTGTGGCGCCCCGCACTAATCACGCTCTCATTGATCATCACAATCTCGACAGTGATTTGGGTGCGTTCGAGCACTGGCTGGATCGTGTTGCCCGCAATCGCGGTCGGGTTGGCCTTGCTCGCATGGAAAGCAAGCGCTGGCTGGGTGCGGTTTACGCTGCAATTCCTCGGCATGCTGGCAGCGCTGAGCATGTTCATGAGCTGGGACTATCTGTTCATGGAGCAAGCCAACATAGGCGGGCAGTTAATCCTGTCAGACACAGGTGCGATCGAGGCAAATCTGTTGCTGCCGCACTGGTTCTGGGCGCTGGCACTGATTGCCGCAGCCACGCTGATGATCGGCACAAGCCTTAGGTACGCATTGCGCGAAGACGGCAGCGGTATCGGCTGGAGATAA
- a CDS encoding class I SAM-dependent methyltransferase produces the protein MNDKPQGDLADAFCRLIRENGPISLAQYMGESNARYYTSRDPLGEDADFITAPEISQVFGELIGLWLADIWVRAGRPDNVHYVELGPGRGTLASDALRAAGRYGLNPKVHFVEGSEALQLIQRGTVPGVQHHSDVTSLPEDGPLLIVANEFFDALPIRQLLRAAEGWRERMVGLEDGKLSFVFGDKPMDAAVPERWKHANQGTLLETSAASSAIMSELSDRLAAQGGAALIFDYGAKELGAGSTLQAIKAHRKVDVFAHPGDMDITAHVDFGTLRDVAERQGCRALGISTQGEWLTELGAEMRFEGLKKKSPRNIEVLDRQRHRLMADDQMGLLFKVLGVAGKGWPGDASGFLG, from the coding sequence ATGAATGACAAGCCGCAAGGCGATCTGGCAGATGCCTTCTGCCGATTGATCCGTGAAAACGGGCCGATCAGCCTTGCTCAATATATGGGTGAGAGCAATGCGCGCTATTACACCAGCCGCGACCCTTTGGGCGAAGACGCGGATTTCATCACTGCGCCGGAAATCAGCCAGGTTTTTGGCGAGCTGATCGGGCTGTGGCTGGCGGATATCTGGGTTCGTGCCGGGCGGCCTGATAACGTACACTATGTCGAGCTGGGGCCCGGTCGCGGAACGCTCGCGTCGGATGCTTTGCGCGCCGCCGGGCGGTATGGGCTCAACCCCAAGGTCCACTTTGTTGAGGGCTCCGAAGCCTTGCAGCTGATTCAACGCGGTACGGTGCCCGGGGTGCAGCATCATAGTGATGTGACCAGCCTGCCAGAGGATGGCCCCCTGTTGATTGTAGCCAATGAGTTCTTCGACGCGCTGCCGATCCGCCAATTGTTGCGCGCGGCAGAGGGTTGGCGCGAACGGATGGTTGGATTGGAAGACGGCAAGCTGTCGTTTGTCTTTGGCGACAAGCCAATGGACGCCGCGGTGCCGGAGCGCTGGAAACATGCCAATCAGGGCACGTTGCTGGAAACCAGTGCCGCGTCTTCTGCGATCATGTCTGAACTGTCAGATCGGTTGGCTGCACAAGGCGGAGCAGCGTTGATCTTTGACTATGGCGCGAAAGAGCTGGGCGCCGGCTCGACATTGCAAGCAATCAAAGCGCATCGAAAAGTCGATGTGTTTGCGCATCCGGGCGACATGGACATTACCGCGCATGTCGATTTTGGCACTTTGCGCGATGTTGCAGAGCGGCAGGGGTGCCGCGCGCTTGGCATCTCGACTCAGGGTGAATGGCTCACTGAACTGGGGGCAGAGATGCGCTTTGAAGGGCTCAAGAAGAAGTCACCGCGAAACATTGAGGTGCTGGATCGCCAGCGGCATCGCTTGATGGCGGATGACCAGATGGGGCTGTTGTTCAAAGTGCTGGGCGTTGCCGGCAAAGGCTGGCCCGGCGATGCATCAGGGTTCCTTGGCTAA
- a CDS encoding AI-2E family transporter — protein sequence MPQDPEADSYEHLGFLLLLGLLTVGVVFVVWPFATPLLWAALAAIMFQPLFQWFLVRLANGPNKAAIATLLFITFVVLLPGFFIGSMIVEQAAGVVRAFQQGDLEVASWGDQILGALPAVIREQMDAYGLADLQDVQARAQELLTESAGLIAQQAIAIGGGVFSFVLSFLMGLYVAYFLLRDGKKIGEAIQCGLPLDNSIAAKLAERFLLIVRATIKGSVVVGLVQGGLGAITFWIVGIEAALLLGLLMAIFSLLPAVGTGIVWLPMSIFLLTSGYIWEGVFVIVSGVAVIGMADNVLRPILVGRDTGIPDWIILVTTLGGIATMGLSGVVLGPLLAGLFLAGWGIAQEYLLHHNSPPVES from the coding sequence ATGCCGCAAGACCCCGAAGCTGACAGCTACGAACATCTTGGCTTCCTGCTGCTGCTGGGCTTGCTGACGGTTGGCGTCGTCTTTGTGGTCTGGCCATTTGCGACACCGCTGCTGTGGGCAGCGTTGGCGGCGATCATGTTCCAGCCGCTGTTCCAATGGTTTCTCGTCCGGCTCGCCAATGGTCCCAATAAAGCTGCGATTGCAACGCTGTTGTTCATCACTTTTGTCGTTCTTTTGCCCGGGTTCTTCATTGGCAGCATGATTGTCGAACAGGCAGCAGGCGTCGTGCGCGCGTTCCAGCAAGGCGATTTGGAGGTTGCCTCTTGGGGCGACCAGATTCTTGGCGCGTTGCCAGCTGTCATTCGCGAACAAATGGACGCATACGGACTGGCTGATTTACAGGACGTGCAAGCGCGCGCGCAGGAGCTTTTAACCGAAAGCGCCGGTTTGATCGCGCAACAAGCCATTGCCATTGGTGGCGGAGTGTTCAGTTTTGTCCTGTCTTTCCTGATGGGGCTTTACGTCGCTTACTTCCTGCTGCGCGATGGCAAGAAGATCGGCGAAGCGATCCAGTGCGGGCTCCCACTGGATAATTCGATTGCCGCAAAGCTGGCTGAGCGGTTCCTGCTGATTGTGCGCGCAACGATCAAGGGATCGGTGGTGGTAGGCTTGGTTCAAGGCGGATTGGGTGCAATAACATTCTGGATCGTCGGGATCGAGGCAGCCTTGCTGCTCGGCTTGCTGATGGCGATATTTTCGCTTCTGCCAGCAGTCGGAACGGGCATCGTTTGGCTTCCGATGTCGATCTTTCTGCTCACGTCAGGCTATATTTGGGAAGGCGTGTTTGTGATTGTCTCAGGCGTGGCCGTGATAGGCATGGCGGACAATGTTCTGCGCCCGATTCTGGTAGGCCGGGATACCGGAATCCCTGACTGGATCATCCTGGTCACGACACTGGGTGGCATCGCGACTATGGGCCTGTCCGGCGTGGTGCTTGGCCCGCTGCTCGCCGGGCTCTTCCTGGCCGGGTGGGGCATCGCGCAGGAATATTTGCTGCACCACAATTCACCACCAGTAGAAAGCTGA